In a single window of the Bacteroidia bacterium genome:
- the typA gene encoding translational GTPase TypA, with protein sequence MQSIRNVAIIAHVDHGKTTLVDKILHTAKLFRDNEETGELILDSNELERERGITIFSKNVSIVYKDVKINIIDTPGHSDFGGEVERVLKMADGVLLLVDAFEGPMPQTRFVLQKALALNLKPIVVINKVDKPNCRPEEVLEEVFELFFALNATEEQLNFPVVYGSGKNGWMGPDYKNPTQDMTYLLDVIIKDIPPAPSYEGKPQMQIMALDYSAYVGRIAIGRIFRGTLRQNMPISLVKKGGKVVRSRIKELQVFEGLTKRTVSEVAAGDICAVIGIENFDIGDTITDFDEPEALPEIEIDEPTISMLFTVNNSPFFGKEGKFITSRHLRERLFKETEKNLALRVQETDSPDAYLVLGRGVLHLSVLIETMRREGYELQVGQPQIIIKEINGQKCEPVEILYIDVPETFSGTVIDLVTQRKGELLVMEPRADLQHLEFRIPSRGLIGLRSILLTATQGEATINHRFDAFEPYKGQIPERQAGVLIAKETGVATAYAIDKLQDRGIFFIEPGEVVYGGQIVGQHIRDNDLVVNVCEEKKLTNIRASGSDKAIKIAPATKLSLEECLEYINKDEYVEVTPKSIRMRKILLDENDRKRASKKNA encoded by the coding sequence ATGCAGTCTATACGTAACGTAGCTATTATTGCTCATGTAGATCATGGTAAAACTACCTTAGTGGACAAGATACTTCACACGGCTAAACTGTTTAGAGATAATGAAGAAACAGGCGAATTGATATTAGATAGCAATGAGTTAGAAAGAGAGCGCGGCATTACAATTTTTTCTAAAAATGTTTCTATTGTGTATAAGGATGTTAAAATTAACATTATTGACACACCTGGGCACAGTGATTTTGGGGGCGAAGTAGAACGCGTGCTTAAAATGGCAGATGGCGTACTACTTTTAGTAGATGCTTTTGAGGGACCTATGCCCCAAACTCGTTTTGTGCTGCAAAAAGCTTTAGCTTTGAATTTGAAACCTATTGTCGTCATAAATAAAGTAGACAAACCTAATTGCAGACCTGAAGAAGTCCTAGAAGAAGTTTTTGAGTTATTTTTTGCCTTAAATGCCACAGAAGAGCAGCTAAATTTTCCAGTAGTCTATGGTTCAGGTAAAAACGGATGGATGGGACCTGACTATAAGAATCCTACTCAAGACATGACTTATCTACTGGATGTAATTATCAAAGATATTCCACCTGCACCTTCGTATGAAGGAAAACCTCAAATGCAAATCATGGCACTAGATTATTCTGCTTATGTGGGTAGAATTGCTATTGGGCGAATTTTTAGAGGCACATTGCGCCAAAATATGCCTATTTCCTTAGTTAAAAAAGGAGGTAAAGTAGTACGCTCACGGATAAAAGAACTACAAGTTTTTGAAGGTTTAACAAAAAGAACTGTTAGTGAAGTAGCCGCAGGGGATATCTGTGCCGTAATAGGTATAGAAAATTTTGACATTGGTGATACGATTACAGATTTTGATGAACCTGAAGCTCTTCCTGAAATAGAAATAGATGAACCTACTATCAGTATGCTATTCACTGTAAACAATTCCCCATTTTTTGGAAAAGAGGGCAAGTTTATTACTTCTCGCCACTTACGCGAACGGCTTTTCAAAGAAACTGAAAAGAACTTAGCCCTGCGTGTACAAGAAACTGATTCACCTGATGCATATTTGGTTTTAGGCAGGGGAGTTCTACATTTATCCGTTTTGATTGAAACTATGCGCAGAGAAGGCTATGAATTACAAGTCGGACAGCCCCAAATTATTATCAAAGAAATCAATGGACAAAAGTGCGAACCTGTTGAAATTTTATACATAGATGTACCTGAAACTTTTTCAGGTACAGTCATAGACTTAGTAACTCAACGAAAAGGTGAGCTGTTAGTAATGGAACCTCGTGCAGACCTACAACATTTAGAATTCAGAATACCTTCAAGAGGACTGATAGGTCTGCGTTCTATTTTACTTACTGCCACGCAGGGCGAAGCTACTATCAACCATCGTTTTGATGCTTTTGAACCTTACAAAGGTCAAATACCTGAACGCCAAGCTGGGGTACTAATTGCAAAAGAAACAGGTGTAGCTACCGCCTATGCTATTGACAAGCTTCAAGATAGAGGCATCTTTTTTATTGAACCAGGTGAAGTAGTTTATGGAGGTCAAATTGTAGGGCAGCATATTCGTGATAACGATTTAGTAGTCAATGTATGTGAGGAAAAGAAATTGACAAATATTCGTGCTTCTGGGTCAGATAAAGCAATAAAAATTGCTCCCGCTACTAAGCTCTCTTTGGAAGAGTGCTTAGAATACATTAACAAAGATGAATACGTGGAGGTTACACCTAAATCTATACGCATGAGAAAAATACTTCTAGATGAAAATGATCGCAAGCGAGCATCTAAAAAGAACGCATAG
- a CDS encoding WD40 repeat domain-containing protein, which yields MTTIERTKVLVEKVTDLLGHKDCVYTVKHSADSKYIYSGAGEGWLARWNTDTYEGDRVLAQAGASIYAIAEDTITKTLWIGQKQGIVHIIDIDKQTHVKSIQVSSMPVFCIEIDPRQNFVFVGTGDGYLSIFNLIDYKLMYHIRLAQPQANLKNIRSIAISQNTSHVAVACSDQNIYILDSASHFKVIHTLQGHTNSVFCVKYSPCENYLLSGSRDARLKIWNVKQSYTLYQDIVAHLFAINDIVFDPQGQYFATASADKTIKIWDANTFMLLKVIDRARNQSHFTSVNKLSWHKHLISCSDDKTIMVWNLNFIKPQQDTQKVA from the coding sequence ATGACCACTATTGAAAGGACAAAAGTTCTTGTAGAAAAAGTAACTGACCTGTTAGGACACAAAGATTGCGTATATACCGTCAAACACAGCGCAGATAGCAAGTACATTTATTCAGGCGCAGGAGAAGGTTGGCTAGCCAGGTGGAATACAGACACTTACGAAGGAGATAGAGTGCTTGCCCAAGCAGGTGCTTCTATTTATGCCATTGCAGAAGATACAATTACAAAAACACTTTGGATAGGACAAAAACAGGGCATTGTTCACATAATAGATATTGACAAACAGACACATGTAAAATCTATCCAAGTCAGTTCAATGCCTGTATTTTGTATAGAAATAGACCCACGACAAAACTTTGTTTTCGTAGGTACAGGAGATGGATACTTGTCTATTTTTAATCTCATAGACTACAAACTAATGTATCACATTCGCTTAGCCCAGCCCCAAGCCAATCTCAAAAATATACGCAGCATAGCTATCTCTCAAAATACTTCGCATGTAGCAGTAGCGTGCAGTGATCAAAATATCTACATTTTGGATAGCGCTTCACATTTTAAGGTCATACACACTTTGCAAGGGCACACGAATTCAGTATTTTGTGTAAAGTACTCACCCTGCGAAAATTATTTACTCTCGGGCAGTCGCGATGCGCGATTAAAAATATGGAATGTAAAACAGAGTTACACTTTGTACCAAGATATAGTTGCTCATCTATTTGCTATTAACGATATTGTATTTGACCCACAAGGTCAATATTTTGCTACTGCAAGTGCAGATAAGACGATTAAAATATGGGATGCCAATACTTTTATGCTACTTAAAGTAATTGACCGCGCACGAAATCAAAGCCATTTCACTTCTGTTAATAAACTTTCTTGGCATAAACATTTGATTTCTTGTAGCGATGATAAAACAATTATGGTTTGGAATTTGAATTTTATTAAACCTCAACAGGATACACAAAAAGTTGCATGA
- a CDS encoding acyl-CoA thioesterase, with product MTEYLQQKIEQSETRVFKAVFPSDTNHYHTMFGGMAMQLMDEVAFIAATRFTRKVVVTVSSDRIDFKKPIPAGSIIELIAKVTKIGRTSLDVRVDVFVENMYAEERHKAISGTFTFVALDENKRPCPVL from the coding sequence ATGACAGAGTATCTTCAACAAAAAATAGAACAATCAGAGACTCGAGTTTTTAAGGCTGTATTTCCGAGTGATACCAATCATTATCATACCATGTTTGGCGGTATGGCTATGCAGCTTATGGATGAGGTAGCTTTTATTGCCGCTACGCGTTTTACGCGCAAAGTAGTAGTAACGGTATCTTCTGACCGTATTGATTTCAAAAAACCGATTCCAGCGGGTAGTATCATTGAATTGATAGCAAAGGTAACTAAAATTGGGCGTACTAGCTTAGATGTAAGGGTAGATGTTTTTGTGGAAAACATGTATGCAGAGGAACGGCATAAAGCCATTTCAGGCACATTTACTTTTGTAGCTT
- a CDS encoding thiol-disulfide oxidoreductase DCC family protein: MTKFASIKRIFIVQKSIILFDGVCGLCNKTIVYIFDHDYRDRFVFAHLQSEIAQKLLEPYSLNLKDLNSVILIENNTVYQKSDAVLKIVKHLKGISKLLLVGYILPRFVRNKIYDFIAKHRYKWFGKYDTCRVPTPEIKAKFLS, translated from the coding sequence TTGACTAAATTTGCAAGTATTAAACGTATATTCATTGTGCAAAAATCTATCATCCTGTTTGATGGAGTTTGTGGATTATGTAATAAAACGATTGTTTACATTTTTGACCACGATTACAGAGATCGGTTTGTGTTTGCTCACCTACAATCTGAGATAGCTCAAAAATTATTAGAACCTTACTCATTAAATTTGAAGGACTTAAATAGTGTTATCTTAATAGAAAATAACACAGTTTATCAAAAATCAGACGCTGTGCTAAAAATAGTCAAGCACTTGAAAGGAATAAGCAAGCTTCTTCTAGTCGGCTATATTTTACCTCGTTTTGTAAGAAACAAAATATACGATTTCATAGCTAAGCATAGGTATAAATGGTTTGGCAAGTACGACACGTGCCGCGTGCCTACTCCTGAAATAAAAGCAAAATTCCTTTCGTGA
- a CDS encoding RidA family protein yields the protein MATEKNIILTDKAPAPIGPYSQAVQVGNMLFVSGQIAINPANNQLVMDDIKLETQMVMKNIEGILKKAGYSFENVVKSTIFLTNMDNFAAVNEVYGSYFPNNPPARETVQVSKLPKNVNVEISVIAVK from the coding sequence ATGGCAACAGAAAAGAATATCATCTTAACTGACAAAGCCCCTGCACCTATTGGACCTTATAGCCAAGCGGTACAAGTAGGCAACATGTTATTTGTATCAGGTCAAATTGCTATTAACCCTGCAAATAATCAATTAGTGATGGATGATATCAAGCTAGAAACACAAATGGTAATGAAAAACATAGAAGGTATTCTCAAAAAAGCAGGTTATTCCTTTGAAAATGTAGTCAAGTCCACTATATTTTTGACCAACATGGATAATTTTGCTGCGGTCAATGAAGTATATGGTAGCTATTTTCCAAACAATCCACCTGCACGCGAAACTGTACAAGTTTCTAAACTACCAAAGAACGTAAATGTAGAAATTTCTGTTATAGCAGTTAAGTAG
- a CDS encoding c-type cytochrome: MKGKIWRSVVVGLFIFVFSACQRKEPEPMQVPYKLNIPPGFPIPRIPADNPLTAEKVELGRKLFYDPQLSNARTISCASCHIPEYAFADTARFSRGDKGQIGKRNAPSLANVAYQTELFWDGANPSLEKQILAVLLNHDEFDIEITEVENRIRADESYKPLFQAAFNGVINITTITQAIASFERTLISGNSKYDKYLRGQATLTPSELNGMRLFFDEKGECFHCHNGFNFTNFKYHNTGLDSITIDEGRYRTTGIEEDKGKFKTPSLRNVALTAPYMHDGRFKTLEEVIEHYNRGGKNHPYKDGDIFPLNLTEQEKKDIVNFLKTLTDEEFINNPAFKRP; the protein is encoded by the coding sequence ATGAAGGGCAAGATTTGGCGAAGTGTAGTAGTAGGATTGTTTATTTTTGTATTTAGTGCTTGCCAACGCAAAGAACCTGAACCTATGCAAGTCCCCTATAAACTCAATATCCCTCCTGGCTTTCCGATACCAAGAATTCCCGCAGATAACCCTCTTACTGCTGAAAAGGTAGAGCTAGGTAGAAAACTTTTTTACGACCCTCAACTTTCTAACGCCCGAACTATTTCTTGTGCTTCCTGTCATATTCCAGAATATGCCTTTGCAGATACGGCGCGTTTCTCTCGCGGGGACAAAGGGCAAATTGGCAAAAGAAATGCACCTAGCTTAGCCAATGTAGCTTACCAAACAGAACTATTTTGGGATGGAGCTAATCCAAGCTTAGAAAAACAAATTTTAGCCGTTTTGCTCAATCATGACGAATTTGATATTGAAATTACAGAAGTAGAAAACCGTATCCGCGCAGATGAAAGCTATAAGCCTCTATTCCAAGCAGCTTTTAATGGAGTAATTAACATTACTACCATTACCCAAGCGATAGCATCTTTTGAACGGACTTTAATTTCAGGAAACTCAAAATACGACAAATATCTTCGCGGACAAGCTACTTTGACCCCTTCCGAACTCAATGGCATGAGACTCTTTTTTGATGAAAAAGGAGAGTGCTTTCATTGTCATAACGGCTTTAATTTTACAAACTTCAAATATCACAACACAGGTTTAGACTCAATTACCATAGATGAAGGGCGATACAGAACCACAGGAATTGAAGAAGATAAAGGTAAATTCAAAACGCCTAGCCTGCGTAACGTTGCGCTTACAGCCCCTTACATGCACGATGGTAGATTCAAAACGTTAGAGGAAGTAATAGAACACTACAACAGAGGAGGAAAGAATCATCCTTATAAAGACGGTGATATTTTTCCACTTAATCTTACTGAACAAGAAAAAAAGGATATTGTAAATTTTTTAAAAACACTCACAGATGAGGAGTTTATTAACAATCCTGCCTTTAAAAGACCGTAA